One stretch of Alcaligenes aquatilis DNA includes these proteins:
- a CDS encoding sigma-54-dependent transcriptional regulator has product MEVAFVDDDADLRAAVVQSLELAGLKVVACASGQEALSRLPKDYPGVVVTDIRMPGMDGLALMQALHARDPEQPVVLITGHGDIDMAVQAMRDGAFDFLTKPYQAERLLTVIRHAAMQRSLVLQNRALRQELDEDGQGPALLGNSEVMVNLRTTLRHLAQSDVDVLVEGETGTGKEVVAMLLHRWSARAQHHFVALNCGALPETIIESELFGHEAGAFTGAQRKRVGSVEHAHQGTLFLDEIESMPMIAQVRLLRVLETRCVTPLGSNEEHPVDIRVVAASKVDLSDPGQRANFRADLYYRLNVVTLRLPPLRERKEDIPMLFAHFAALAAKKYGMPQKMPDARSLAYMQSHHWPGNVRELAHFAQREVLGVQHPQIKELESEDLSLPARVEQFESQQIRQALARHRGDIKATLQDLRIPRKTFYDKLQRHGILRSDFVQEGGQGD; this is encoded by the coding sequence ATGGAAGTCGCATTTGTCGATGATGATGCGGATCTGCGTGCTGCGGTCGTGCAAAGTCTGGAACTGGCGGGTCTGAAGGTGGTGGCCTGTGCCAGCGGGCAGGAGGCCCTGAGCCGCCTGCCCAAGGACTATCCCGGCGTGGTGGTAACGGATATTCGCATGCCGGGTATGGATGGGTTGGCGCTGATGCAGGCTTTGCATGCTCGCGATCCCGAGCAGCCCGTCGTGCTGATTACCGGCCACGGGGATATTGATATGGCCGTGCAAGCCATGCGCGATGGCGCCTTTGATTTTCTGACCAAGCCTTACCAAGCCGAACGCTTGCTGACGGTGATACGCCATGCCGCCATGCAGCGCAGCCTGGTTTTGCAAAACCGTGCCTTGCGCCAGGAGTTGGACGAGGACGGCCAAGGCCCGGCGCTCTTGGGGAATTCAGAGGTCATGGTCAATTTGCGAACCACTTTGCGGCATTTGGCTCAGTCCGATGTGGACGTGCTGGTGGAAGGGGAAACCGGTACAGGCAAGGAAGTCGTGGCCATGTTGCTGCACCGCTGGAGCGCCCGAGCACAGCATCATTTTGTGGCGCTGAACTGTGGTGCCTTGCCCGAAACCATTATTGAAAGCGAGCTGTTCGGTCACGAAGCCGGGGCGTTCACCGGCGCGCAGCGCAAACGTGTGGGCAGTGTCGAACATGCGCATCAGGGCACACTGTTTCTGGATGAAATCGAAAGCATGCCCATGATTGCGCAGGTGCGCTTGCTGCGCGTGTTGGAAACGCGTTGTGTCACTCCCCTGGGCTCCAACGAAGAGCACCCGGTAGATATCCGCGTCGTGGCCGCCAGCAAGGTGGATTTGTCCGACCCCGGCCAGCGTGCGAATTTCCGCGCCGATTTGTATTACCGGCTAAATGTGGTCACCTTGCGCCTGCCACCGTTACGGGAGCGCAAGGAGGATATCCCCATGCTGTTCGCCCACTTTGCGGCGCTGGCCGCCAAGAAGTACGGCATGCCTCAGAAGATGCCCGATGCGCGCAGTCTGGCCTATATGCAGTCTCATCACTGGCCGGGAAATGTGCGCGAATTGGCACACTTTGCCCAACGTGAAGTGCTGGGTGTGCAGCATCCGCAGATCAAGGAATTGGAAAGCGAGGATTTGAGTTTGCCTGCCCGTGTGGAGCAATTCGAGTCTCAACAGATACGTCAGGCTCTGGCGCGTCATCGTGGCGATATCAAGGCGACCTTGCAGGATCTGCGTATTCCGCGCAAAACCTTTTACGACAAGCTGCAACGGCATGGCATTTTGCGTAGCGATTTTGTGCAAGAAGGGGGGCAGGGCGATTGA
- the fabI gene encoding enoyl-ACP reductase FabI, translating to MGFLQGKRILVTGVLSNRSIAYGIAQACRQQGADIALTYVGERFKERVEGFAQELGTDIVLPCDVSEDDQIEQAMASLGERWDGLDGLVHSIGFAPREAIAGNFLEGLSRESFRVAHDISAYSFPALAKAALPLLKGRKSSVLTLTYLGAEKAIPNYNTMGVAKAALEASVRYLAVALGEYGIRANAISAGPIKTLAASGIKDFSTILKFVETHAPLQRNVTIEEVGNVASFLMSELASGITGEITHVDAGFNCIVPGMQE from the coding sequence ATGGGTTTCCTGCAAGGAAAACGCATCCTGGTCACAGGCGTCCTCTCGAATCGCTCTATTGCTTACGGGATTGCGCAAGCATGTCGCCAACAAGGTGCTGATATTGCCCTGACTTATGTGGGCGAGCGTTTTAAAGAACGTGTTGAAGGCTTTGCTCAAGAACTGGGCACGGATATCGTCCTGCCCTGTGACGTGTCCGAAGACGATCAGATCGAACAAGCCATGGCTTCGCTGGGCGAGCGCTGGGATGGTCTGGACGGCCTGGTTCACTCCATCGGCTTTGCGCCTCGTGAAGCCATTGCAGGCAACTTCCTGGAAGGCCTGTCGCGCGAATCGTTCCGTGTTGCTCACGACATTTCCGCCTACAGCTTCCCCGCGCTGGCCAAGGCTGCTCTGCCTTTGCTCAAAGGCCGCAAGAGCTCGGTGCTGACCCTGACTTACCTGGGCGCTGAAAAAGCCATCCCCAACTACAACACCATGGGCGTGGCCAAAGCCGCCTTGGAAGCCTCCGTGCGCTACCTGGCTGTGGCGCTGGGCGAATACGGCATTCGTGCCAACGCCATCTCGGCCGGTCCCATCAAAACCCTGGCTGCCAGCGGCATCAAGGATTTCTCCACGATCCTGAAATTCGTCGAGACGCACGCTCCCTTGCAGCGCAACGTCACTATCGAAGAAGTGGGCAATGTGGCCTCCTTCCTGATGTCCGAATTGGCCAGCGGTATCACGGGCGAGATCACGCACGTTGACGCCGGCTTTAACTGCATCGTTCCGGGTATGCAGGAATAA
- a CDS encoding transglycosylase SLT domain-containing protein has protein sequence MNLMRLFALLCAFVLAGCATGPKVSPQKAAKTSTSIAADTSRTIDLTHPPKDAWDRMRRGFSIPNLHTDLVDYWTNYYASHPESIRTMSQRASRYLYHIMDELDARGLPSELALLPFVESAYNPGAYSRAHAAGLWQFIPSTGTQYKLEQNWWVDQRRDPVESTRAALDYLSYLYEFQGDWYLALASYNWGEGSVRRAMERNEQADLGVDYLSLKMPDETRNYVPKLQAIKNIVANPERYGITLPPVSNTPYFTAVRKNKDIDVALAAELAEISVDEFKALNAAHNRPTIPADRGTLLLPANKVDIFNANLAAYQGKLSNWKAYQSKRGESYLSIAQRHGITVSQLRSINGLSRKSTKAVAQTLLVPSTTLGEGSLQLASLTNTPAAPVAQSTRRARTQTASVNRKNDTVVLRRGANVRTHTVRRGDTLYALAKRYDTSVAELRRLNNIKGSTLSRGTRLRVPGSNIRG, from the coding sequence ATGAACCTAATGAGACTTTTTGCGCTGCTATGCGCTTTCGTGCTGGCAGGCTGCGCCACAGGCCCCAAGGTCAGCCCCCAGAAAGCCGCCAAGACCTCCACCAGCATTGCCGCCGATACGTCTCGCACCATTGATCTGACCCACCCACCCAAAGACGCGTGGGACCGGATGCGCCGGGGTTTCTCCATCCCCAACCTGCATACCGATCTGGTTGATTACTGGACCAATTACTACGCGTCGCACCCCGAATCCATCCGTACCATGAGCCAGCGCGCCTCGCGCTATCTGTACCACATCATGGACGAGCTCGATGCACGCGGCCTGCCCTCCGAACTGGCCTTGCTGCCTTTTGTAGAAAGTGCCTATAACCCGGGAGCCTATTCCCGCGCCCATGCAGCGGGCCTGTGGCAATTCATCCCCAGCACCGGAACGCAGTACAAGCTGGAGCAGAACTGGTGGGTAGACCAGCGACGCGACCCAGTCGAATCCACCCGCGCTGCCTTGGACTACCTGTCTTACCTGTACGAATTCCAGGGCGACTGGTATTTGGCTCTGGCTTCCTACAATTGGGGGGAAGGCTCCGTGCGCCGCGCCATGGAACGCAACGAACAGGCTGATTTGGGCGTTGACTACTTATCCCTGAAGATGCCGGACGAAACGCGCAATTACGTCCCCAAACTGCAAGCGATCAAGAATATTGTGGCCAACCCGGAGCGTTACGGCATTACCCTGCCCCCGGTCAGCAACACCCCGTATTTCACTGCTGTGCGCAAGAACAAGGACATTGACGTTGCCCTGGCTGCCGAGCTGGCCGAAATCTCTGTGGACGAATTCAAAGCCTTGAATGCCGCCCACAATCGCCCCACCATCCCGGCAGATCGCGGCACCTTGCTGTTGCCTGCCAACAAGGTTGATATTTTCAATGCCAATCTGGCTGCCTATCAGGGCAAGCTCAGCAACTGGAAGGCCTACCAGTCCAAGCGCGGTGAAAGCTACCTATCCATTGCTCAGCGCCACGGCATTACCGTGTCGCAACTGCGCTCCATCAATGGTTTAAGCCGCAAGAGCACCAAAGCCGTTGCCCAGACGCTGCTGGTGCCCAGCACCACCCTGGGTGAAGGCAGCCTGCAACTGGCTTCCCTGACCAACACACCGGCCGCGCCGGTCGCGCAAAGCACACGCCGGGCGCGTACGCAAACGGCCAGCGTCAACCGCAAAAACGATACCGTTGTTTTGCGTCGTGGCGCCAACGTGCGTACCCATACCGTTCGACGAGGCGATACACTCTACGCCTTGGCCAAACGGTACGACACGTCGGTGGCTGAACTGCGACGCTTGAACAATATCAAAGGCAGCACTCTTTCCAGGGGTACACGTTTGCGTGTTCCCGGTTCCAATATTCGTGGCTAA
- the gloB gene encoding hydroxyacylglutathione hydrolase, with protein sequence MNAFTWPVPSDVRLIPLPALNDNYIWALSRNGHALVVDPGQATPVLDWLERESLQLDAILLTHHHGDHVGGVKDILAKHPARVWGPAHEPLPACDVRVGQSDKVELPTLELTLHVLDIPGHTAGHVAYFGQNEVKQPFVFCGDTLFAAGCGRLFEGTPAQMTDSLGKLAKLPSDTLICCAHEYTLSNLRWALQVEPDNPQLHQRWEQDTLKRQQNLPTVPSTLKTELATNPFLRCETTAVIQAAEHYGAQSLNNPVEVFASLRDWKNNF encoded by the coding sequence ATGAATGCATTTACCTGGCCTGTGCCAAGCGATGTTCGCCTGATTCCACTACCTGCCCTGAACGACAACTATATATGGGCGCTAAGTCGAAACGGTCACGCCCTGGTGGTGGACCCCGGCCAGGCCACTCCGGTTCTGGATTGGCTGGAGCGCGAGTCCTTACAACTGGATGCCATTTTACTGACACACCACCATGGTGACCATGTTGGTGGTGTCAAAGATATCCTGGCTAAGCATCCGGCCCGCGTGTGGGGCCCGGCCCATGAGCCTCTACCCGCCTGTGATGTCCGAGTCGGCCAGTCCGACAAGGTCGAATTACCTACTCTGGAACTGACGCTGCACGTCCTGGACATCCCCGGCCATACCGCCGGACACGTTGCGTACTTTGGTCAAAATGAGGTAAAACAGCCCTTTGTTTTCTGTGGTGATACCTTGTTTGCTGCTGGTTGCGGACGTCTCTTTGAAGGCACCCCGGCACAAATGACGGATTCCCTGGGCAAGTTGGCGAAACTGCCATCGGACACCCTGATCTGCTGTGCGCACGAGTACACCTTATCCAATTTACGTTGGGCTCTACAGGTAGAGCCGGACAATCCCCAACTGCACCAACGTTGGGAACAGGATACCCTCAAACGTCAGCAAAACTTGCCTACGGTGCCCTCCACCTTGAAAACAGAATTGGCTACCAATCCCTTTCTGCGTTGCGAGACGACTGCTGTTATTCAGGCTGCCGAGCACTATGGCGCCCAATCCCTGAATAATCCTGTCGAGGTATTTGCCAGCCTGCGCGACTGGAAAAACAATTTCTAA